Proteins encoded together in one Lepisosteus oculatus isolate fLepOcu1 chromosome 2, fLepOcu1.hap2, whole genome shotgun sequence window:
- the rars2 gene encoding probable arginine--tRNA ligase, mitochondrial isoform X3 yields the protein MACYFRRTIASKLSKVLGSSEESFIAAVSAVPVSKKQQSPDFRVSVSSLVQNGLLQSAGDIQTRTELLAQQIKRDSVVEDVGVGTGVIHFKINRALLAEKVLQEISIKGSDFGVKSELFNQQQKGKKTVVEFSSPNIAKKFHAGHLRSTIIGNFIANLKEVLGNCVIRINYLGDWGMQFGLLGVGFQQFGSEEELKVNPLQHLFDVYVRVNKEAERDENMQEAAREFFRRLETGESGALSLWQRFREISIVEYRRVYERLGVRFGEYSGESAYQGKTQEVLHLLRSRGLLKTTPTGTGVVDLSPAKDMSSFTTVVRSDGTSLYITRDLAAAVDRKNKYDFDEMIYVTDKSQETHFKQIFQVLQAMGFQWAESCRHVPFGLVQGMKTRRGAVVFLEDVLDEARTRMLQNMRDSRTSKDLEDPEGTAEKVGVSALIIQDFKGPLLSDYRFDWDRVLQSQGDTGVFLQYTHARLRSLLRMCDGGEDRNFDPSHLQDHEATAILQHLLRGACGNEDIG from the exons ATGGCTTGCTATTTCAGACGAACGATTGCATCAAAG CTATCCAAGGTCCTGGGGTCATCAGAGGAGTCCTTCATTGCAGCAGTGTCGGCTGTCCCTGTCTCAAAAAAACA GCAGTCCCCTGATTTCCGTGTGTCTGTGAGTTccctggtgcagaatggcctgCTCCAGTCTGCGGGGGATATCCAGACTCGGACAGAACTGCTTGCTCAACAG atAAAGAGAGACAGTGTGGTTGAAGATGTTGGAGTTGGCACTGGAgtaatccattttaaaataaaccgaGCACTCTTGGCAGAG AAGGTTTTACAGGAGATATCCATCAAAGGTTCAGATTTTGGCGTGAAAAGTGAACTTTTTAATCAGcagcaaaaagggaaaaaaaccgTGGTAGAATTCAG TTCACCGAATATTGCAAAAAAGTTCCATGCTGGACATCTGCGCTCTACCATCATCG GTAACTTCATAGCTAACCTTAAGGAAGTCCTGGGCAACTGCGTCATTAGGATTAATTATCTGGGTGATTGGGGAATGCAGTTTG GTCTGCTGGGAGTTGGCTTTCAGCAGTTTGGTTCAGAGGAAGAGTTAAAAGTAAACCCTCTACAACATCTGTTTGAT GTGTACGTGCGAGTAAACAAGGAAGCTGAGAGAGATGAGAACATGCAGGAAGCTGCGCGGGAGTTCTTCAGGAGGCTTGAAACGGGAGAGAGtggtgctctgtccctgtgGCAGCGCTTCAGAGAGATCAGTATTGTAGAGTACAGACGAGTCTACGAG CGTCTCGGCGTTCGCTTTGGGGAGTACTCGGGGGAATCGGCCTACCAGGGGAAGACCCAGGAGGTGCTTCATCTGCTCCGCTCCAGGGGCCTGTTGAAAACCACACC GACAGGAACCGGTGTAGTTGACCTTTCCCCAGCCAAGGATATGTCGTCGTTCACTACCGTCGTACGCAGTGATGGGACTTCTCTGTACATTACCAG AGATCTTGCAGCAGCTGTAGATCGGAAGAATAAATATGATTTTGATGAGATGATTTATGTG ACAGATAAAAGTCAGGAAACCCATTTTAAGCAAATTTTCCAAGTCCTTCAGGCGATGGGATTCCAGTGGGCAGAAAG CTGCCGCCACGTTCCCTTCGGCCTCGTGCAGGGGATGAAGACCCGAAGGGGGGCCGTGGTCTTCCTGGAGGACGTGCTCGATGAAGCTCGCACGAGGATGCTCCAAAACATGAGGGACTCCAGAA CAAGCAAGGACCTGGAAGACCCTGAGGGCACTGCAGAAAAAGTGGGTGTCAGTGCACTAATCATTCAG GACTTTAAAGGCCCACTTCTGTCTGACTACAGGTTTGACTGGGACAGAGTTCTCCAGAGCCAGGGTGACACAGGAGTGTTCCTCCAATACACACATGCCAGGCTCCGGAG TTTGCTGAGAATGTGCGATGGTGGAGAAGACAGGAACTTCGATCCTTCTCATCTTCAGGACCATGAGGCCACTGCTATTCTTCAGCACCTTCTACG